The Desmodus rotundus isolate HL8 chromosome 3, HLdesRot8A.1, whole genome shotgun sequence genome includes a region encoding these proteins:
- the ZNF644 gene encoding zinc finger protein 644 isoform X8, with the protein MLIRQNLALDCKQKKSRSRSGSKKKMLTLPHGADEVYILRCRFCGLVFRGPLSVQEDWIKHLQRHIVNANLPRTGAGMVEVTSLFKKPASITETSFSLLMAEAAS; encoded by the exons cCTTAGACTGTAAGCAAAAGAAATCAAGGTCAAGATCTGGAAGCAAGAAGAAAATGCTAACATTACCTCATGGTGCTGATGAGGTTTACATTCTCAGATGCAG GTTTTGTGGTTTAGTCTTTCGTGGACCATTGTCTGTTCAGGAAGACTGGATTAAGCACTTACAACGACACATCGTAAACGCTAATCTTCCAAGGACTGGAGCTGGCATGGTGGAAGTCACGTCACTATTTAAAAAGCCTGCCTCCATTACAGAAACTTCATTTTCTCTACTAATGGCAGAAGCAGCTTCATAG